The following coding sequences are from one Salvia hispanica cultivar TCC Black 2014 chromosome 3, UniMelb_Shisp_WGS_1.0, whole genome shotgun sequence window:
- the LOC125210998 gene encoding histone H2B.3 — MAPKAEKKPAEKKPAAEKAPAAEKAPAEKKPKAGKKLPKDAAAGDKKKKRNKKSVETYKIYIFKVLKQVHPDIGISSKAMGIMNSFINDIFEKLAQESSRLARYNKKPTITSREIQTAVRLVLPGELAKHAVSEGTKAVTKFTSA; from the coding sequence atgGCGCCGAAGGCCGAGAAGAAGCCAGCGGAGAAGAAGCCCGCCGCCGAGAAGGCCCCCGCGGCCGAGAAGGCTCCGGCAGAGAAGAAGCCGAAGGCCGGGAAGAAGCTCCCCAAGGACGCTGCCGCCGGcgacaagaagaagaagaggaacaAGAAGAGCGTGGAGACGTACAAGATCTACATCTTCAAGGTGCTGAAGCAGGTGCACCCCGACATTGGGATCTCCAGCAAGGCGATGGGCATCATGAACAGCTTCATCAACGATATCTTCGAGAAGCTGGCGCAGGAGTCGTCGCGGCTGGCGCGCTACAACAAGAAGCCGACGATTACTTCACGGGAGATCCAGACCGCGGTGAGGCTGGTGCTGCCTGGGGAGCTGGCCAAGCACGCTGTTTCTGAGGGGACGAAGGCGGTTACCAAATTCACCAGCGCTTGA
- the LOC125212062 gene encoding histone H2B.3-like, with the protein MAPKAEKKPAAEKAPAAEKKPKAGKKLPKDAGAADKKKKRSKKNVETYKIYIFKVLKQVHPDIGISSKAMGIMNSFINDIFEKLAQESSRLARYNKKPTITSREIQTAVRLVLPGELAKHAVSEGTKAVTKFTSS; encoded by the coding sequence ATGGCACCAAAGGCAGAGAAGAAGCCCGCCGCCGAGAAGGCCCCCGCGGCAGAGAAGAAGCCGAAGGCAGGGAAGAAGCTGCCCAAGGACGCCGGCGCCGCggacaagaagaagaagcggaGCAAGAAGAACGTGGAGACGTACAAGATCTACATCTTCAAGGTGCTAAAGCAGGTCCACCCCGACATCGGGATCTCCAGCAAGGCCATGGGCATCATGAACAGCTTCATCAACGACATCTTCGAGAAGCTGGCGCAGGAGTCGTCGCGGCTGGCGCGCTACAACAAGAAGCCGACGATTACCTCGCGCGAGATCCAGACTGCGGTGAGGCTGGTGCTTCCCGGTGAGCTGGCGAAGCACGCCGTCTCGGAAGGGACGAAGGCGGTTACCAAATTCACTAGCTCTTGA